A window of the Coprobacter fastidiosus genome harbors these coding sequences:
- a CDS encoding inositol-3-phosphate synthase, giving the protein MKQEIKPANGRLGVLVVGVGGAVSTTMITGTLAARKGLTKAIGSITQMATMRMQDGNEKLIKDIVPLVDLNDIVFGGWDIFPDNTYDAALYAEVLKEKDLNLVKDELQAIKPMPAAFDHNFAKRLNGTHIKNAATRWDMVKQLREDIRNFKAANNCDRIVVLWAASTEIYIPMSEEHKSLASLEKAMKDNNTEVISPSMCYAYAAIAEGAPFIMGAPNLCVDIPAMWEFSKKQNIPIAGKDFKSGQTLMKTVLAPMFKTRMLGVSGWFSTNILGNRDGEVLDQPENFKTKEVSKLSVIDNIFEPEKFPDLYGDVYHKVRINYYPPRKDNKEAWDNIDIFGWMGYPMEIKVNFLCRDSILAAPIALDLVIFSDLAMRAGMCGIQTWLSFFCKSPMHDFEHQPVHDLFQQWRMVKETLRNMVGETAPSYLD; this is encoded by the coding sequence ATGAAACAGGAAATTAAGCCGGCAAACGGTCGTTTGGGTGTCTTGGTTGTGGGAGTAGGTGGTGCTGTCTCAACCACAATGATTACAGGAACATTAGCTGCCCGTAAAGGATTGACAAAAGCTATCGGCTCAATCACACAGATGGCTACAATGCGTATGCAAGACGGTAACGAAAAACTTATCAAGGATATTGTTCCTTTGGTTGACCTGAACGATATCGTATTCGGAGGTTGGGATATTTTTCCGGATAATACATACGATGCAGCCTTATATGCAGAGGTTCTGAAAGAAAAAGATTTGAATCTTGTAAAAGACGAATTGCAGGCGATCAAACCGATGCCTGCCGCATTCGACCATAATTTTGCAAAACGGTTGAATGGTACTCATATTAAAAATGCTGCTACACGTTGGGATATGGTAAAGCAGTTACGGGAAGATATTCGTAATTTTAAAGCTGCAAATAACTGTGATCGTATTGTTGTATTATGGGCTGCAAGTACCGAAATTTATATTCCGATGAGTGAAGAACACAAGTCTCTTGCTTCTCTGGAAAAAGCGATGAAAGACAATAATACGGAAGTTATATCTCCAAGTATGTGCTATGCTTATGCTGCTATTGCAGAAGGTGCTCCATTTATTATGGGTGCTCCGAATCTGTGTGTAGATATTCCGGCTATGTGGGAATTCTCGAAAAAACAAAATATTCCTATTGCAGGTAAGGACTTCAAGAGTGGTCAGACATTGATGAAGACGGTTCTTGCTCCGATGTTCAAGACTCGAATGTTAGGTGTTAGTGGGTGGTTCTCTACAAATATTTTAGGAAATAGAGACGGAGAAGTCCTTGATCAGCCTGAAAATTTCAAAACAAAGGAAGTCAGCAAATTATCTGTTATTGATAATATTTTTGAGCCTGAAAAGTTCCCTGATTTGTATGGTGATGTATATCATAAAGTTCGTATCAATTATTATCCTCCACGTAAAGATAATAAAGAAGCTTGGGATAATATCGATATTTTCGGCTGGATGGGATATCCTATGGAAATCAAAGTCAACTTCCTTTGTCGGGACTCTATTCTTGCCGCACCTATAGCTCTTGATTTGGTTATTTTCAGTGATCTTGCGATGCGTGCAGGAATGTGTGGTATCCAAACATGGTTGTCATTCTTCTGTAAAAGCCCGATGCATGATTTCGAACATCAACCGGTGCATGACCTGTTCCAACAATGGCGAATGGTAAAAGAAACTCTTCGAAATATGGTAGGAGAGACTGCTCCAAGTTATTTGGATTAA
- a CDS encoding prephenate dehydratase, whose translation MKKVAIQGIPGCYHEMAARSYFTNEEVEVEPCLTFPNLFEKMSKDDSLLGIMAIENTIAGSLLQNHELLRKSDLSIIGEYKLRISHVLAALPGETLENISEINSHPIALMQCEEFLNQLPNIKIVEKDDTAASAREIQEKGLKGHAAICSRLAAEMYGLNILESGIETNKRNFTRFLVLADSWQRDDLINRQSINKASLIFTLPHTNGSLSKVLTILSFYDINLTKIQSLPIIGREWEYRFYVDITFSDYTRYKQSLEAIKPLTKDFKIQGEYAEFTETL comes from the coding sequence ATGAAAAAAGTTGCTATACAAGGAATACCGGGTTGTTATCACGAAATGGCTGCCCGATCTTATTTTACCAATGAAGAAGTAGAGGTTGAACCCTGTTTGACATTTCCTAATTTATTCGAGAAAATGAGCAAAGATGATTCTCTTCTCGGAATAATGGCAATAGAAAATACAATTGCCGGATCTTTATTACAGAATCACGAACTATTACGCAAAAGCGATTTGAGTATCATCGGAGAATATAAGTTGAGAATTTCACATGTGCTCGCTGCCCTTCCTGGTGAAACTCTCGAAAATATATCCGAGATAAACTCTCACCCGATCGCTTTAATGCAATGCGAAGAATTTCTGAATCAATTACCTAATATTAAAATTGTAGAAAAAGACGATACTGCAGCCAGTGCCCGTGAAATACAAGAAAAAGGTCTCAAAGGCCATGCTGCAATTTGTAGCCGTCTGGCAGCAGAAATGTACGGGCTTAACATATTAGAGTCCGGTATAGAGACAAATAAGCGGAATTTTACCCGTTTTTTGGTATTAGCAGACAGTTGGCAAAGAGATGATCTTATTAATCGTCAAAGTATAAACAAAGCATCTCTTATTTTTACTCTCCCTCATACCAACGGAAGTTTATCAAAAGTCTTGACAATATTATCGTTCTATGATATAAATCTTACAAAGATACAGTCTCTTCCAATAATCGGGAGAGAGTGGGAATACAGATTTTATGTCGATATAACATTTTCTGATTATACTCGGTATAAACAATCGTTAGAAGCAATCAAACCACTAACTAAAGATTTTAAAATACAAGGAGAATATGCTGAATTTACAGAAACACTCTGA
- a CDS encoding pyridoxal phosphate-dependent aminotransferase: MLNLQKHSDICPANRVSQIKEYYFSKKLKEVADMNAKGLDVISLGIGSPDRPPHIRTIDALCEDSRKEDAHGYQPYIGIPALREAFSDWYKRWYGVELNPKTEIQPLIGSKEGILHISLAFLNPGDGVLVPNPGYPTYTSVSKLAEAHIINYELTEKNGWLPDFEAIEKNDLSNVKLMWVNYPHMPTGTPASINLFERLVAFGKKHNIIIINDNPYSFILNEKPLSILSVPGAKDICIEMNSMSKAHNMPGWRIGMLASNPQFVEWILRVKSNIDSGTFRPMQKAAVIALSSGPEWYESMNAVYRKRRKIAEKIAEELGCSFNSKQTGMFLWAKIPDHITSSAELADKVLYEAQVFITPGIVFGSLGDRYIRLSLCANEAALLEALDRIKNRLNK, from the coding sequence ATGCTGAATTTACAGAAACACTCTGATATATGCCCGGCTAACAGAGTAAGCCAAATCAAAGAATACTACTTCTCAAAGAAGTTAAAAGAAGTGGCCGACATGAATGCAAAAGGGTTGGATGTTATTAGTCTTGGAATTGGTAGCCCAGACCGTCCACCTCATATCCGAACAATAGATGCATTGTGCGAGGATAGCCGGAAAGAAGATGCCCACGGATATCAGCCTTACATCGGTATTCCAGCTTTACGAGAAGCATTTTCTGATTGGTATAAACGATGGTACGGTGTAGAATTGAACCCTAAGACCGAGATACAGCCTCTTATCGGTTCTAAAGAAGGAATTTTACATATATCATTGGCCTTTTTAAATCCCGGAGACGGTGTTTTAGTTCCTAATCCCGGATATCCGACATATACCTCTGTCAGTAAATTGGCCGAGGCACATATTATCAATTACGAATTGACTGAAAAAAACGGATGGTTACCTGATTTTGAAGCGATCGAAAAGAATGATTTGTCAAATGTAAAACTGATGTGGGTCAACTATCCTCATATGCCGACAGGAACTCCTGCATCCATAAATTTGTTTGAAAGGTTAGTTGCATTCGGGAAAAAGCATAATATCATTATTATAAATGATAATCCTTATAGCTTCATACTTAATGAAAAGCCTTTAAGCATTCTTTCTGTCCCCGGAGCTAAAGATATTTGCATAGAAATGAATTCGATGAGTAAAGCTCATAATATGCCGGGATGGCGTATCGGAATGTTAGCATCGAATCCCCAATTTGTCGAATGGATTCTCCGTGTAAAAAGCAATATCGATTCCGGAACATTCCGACCCATGCAAAAGGCTGCGGTTATAGCTTTGTCTTCTGGTCCGGAATGGTATGAGAGTATGAATGCGGTATATAGAAAACGCAGAAAGATTGCAGAAAAAATTGCAGAAGAATTAGGCTGTTCTTTCAACTCGAAACAAACAGGAATGTTCCTTTGGGCAAAAATTCCCGATCATATAACCAGCAGTGCAGAACTTGCAGATAAAGTATTATATGAAGCCCAAGTTTTTATAACACCGGGAATAGTTTTCGGAAGTTTGGGAGACCGATACATACGGCTCTCGCTTTGTGCTAATGAAGCGGCCCTATTAGAAGCTCTCGACAGAATCAAAAATCGTCTTAATAAATAA
- a CDS encoding bifunctional 3-deoxy-7-phosphoheptulonate synthase/chorismate mutase type II gives MTETLNFESILLPGIEAKRPLIMAGPCSAETEEQVLETAKGLATQGIKIFRAGIWKPRTKPGGFEGVGTEGLAWLKKVKETTGMYTATEVANQHHVFEALKHGIDILWVGARTTANPFAVQEIADALKGVDIPILIKNPVNPDLELWIGAIERIYNAGLHRIGAIHRGFSSYDKRLYRNLPQWHIPIELRRRLPNLPIICDPSHIGGKRDLVAPLCQQAMDMGFDGLIIESHCNPDCAWSDKNQQITPDVLNFILNMLVIRETTQTTENLSELRRQIDELDNQLLELLAKRMRISREIGQYKKEHDMTVLQPTRYDEILSKRINQAIDLDMDGEFMKSVLQAIHEESVRQQMNILNK, from the coding sequence ATGACAGAAACATTAAACTTCGAATCAATTTTATTACCCGGCATAGAAGCTAAACGTCCTCTTATAATGGCAGGACCTTGTAGTGCTGAAACGGAAGAACAGGTGTTAGAAACAGCAAAAGGTCTGGCAACTCAAGGAATCAAGATATTTCGAGCTGGAATATGGAAACCTAGAACAAAACCGGGAGGTTTTGAAGGTGTCGGTACAGAAGGACTGGCTTGGTTAAAGAAAGTAAAAGAAACTACTGGAATGTATACAGCAACCGAAGTTGCTAATCAGCATCATGTATTTGAAGCCTTAAAACATGGTATTGATATCCTTTGGGTCGGGGCACGTACTACGGCAAATCCTTTTGCTGTGCAAGAAATTGCCGACGCTCTTAAGGGGGTGGATATTCCCATTTTAATTAAAAATCCGGTCAATCCAGATCTCGAACTTTGGATTGGGGCAATAGAAAGAATCTATAATGCCGGACTCCATCGAATCGGAGCAATACATCGAGGATTCAGCTCTTATGATAAGAGACTTTACCGAAATTTGCCACAGTGGCATATTCCTATCGAACTTCGTCGACGTCTTCCGAATTTACCGATAATTTGCGATCCGAGTCATATAGGGGGAAAACGCGATCTCGTGGCGCCTTTATGCCAGCAAGCTATGGATATGGGATTTGACGGGTTAATTATAGAATCTCATTGTAATCCCGATTGTGCATGGAGTGATAAAAATCAGCAAATAACACCGGATGTTCTCAATTTTATTTTAAATATGTTAGTTATCCGGGAAACGACCCAAACTACAGAAAATTTATCGGAACTTAGAAGGCAGATCGACGAATTGGATAATCAATTGCTGGAATTATTGGCCAAACGGATGCGTATATCTCGAGAAATCGGGCAATATAAAAAAGAACACGATATGACAGTCTTACAACCGACCCGTTATGATGAGATTTTAAGTAAACGGATCAACCAGGCAATAGATCTAGATATGGACGGAGAATTTATGAAATCGGTTTTACAGGCAATTCACGAAGAGTCAGTAAGGCAACAAATGAATATTTTGAATAAATAA
- a CDS encoding prephenate dehydrogenase, giving the protein MKILILGAGKMGSFFADVLSFQHEVALFDTDPKRLRFVFNTYRMTALEEVKEFQPELVINAATVKYTIAAFEMILPHIPANCIISDIASVKTGLPEFYQKTGHPFVSTHPMFGPTFANLSDLSTQNTIIISESDHLGKVFFKDLYSNLRLRIFEYSFKEHDETIAYSLSIPFASTLVFAAVMKPQDAPGTTFKKHMDIAHGLLSEDDYLLTEILFNPHTPEQVSQIQEQLDILLDIIKRKDTDKMKAYLTRLRENIR; this is encoded by the coding sequence ATGAAAATACTTATTCTCGGAGCTGGGAAAATGGGCTCTTTTTTTGCGGATGTACTAAGTTTTCAACACGAAGTAGCACTTTTTGATACTGATCCCAAACGGTTGAGATTTGTGTTCAATACTTACCGAATGACAGCGTTAGAGGAGGTAAAAGAGTTTCAACCGGAATTGGTCATTAATGCAGCAACCGTAAAATATACAATCGCTGCATTCGAAATGATATTACCTCATATCCCTGCTAATTGCATTATATCTGACATTGCCTCTGTAAAAACAGGACTTCCGGAATTTTACCAAAAGACCGGACATCCGTTTGTCTCGACTCATCCGATGTTCGGGCCTACATTTGCAAATCTCAGTGACTTAAGTACTCAAAATACGATTATCATTTCCGAGTCCGACCATTTAGGAAAAGTTTTTTTTAAAGATCTATACAGTAATTTAAGGTTAAGAATATTTGAATATTCATTTAAGGAGCATGATGAAACAATCGCCTATTCGTTATCGATTCCATTTGCATCTACTCTTGTTTTTGCTGCTGTAATGAAACCTCAGGACGCTCCGGGTACAACATTCAAAAAGCACATGGATATTGCTCACGGACTTCTTTCCGAAGATGATTATCTCCTCACGGAGATTCTATTTAACCCGCACACGCCCGAACAAGTGTCGCAAATTCAAGAACAACTGGATATACTGCTCGACATTATAAAACGTAAGGATACTGACAAAATGAAGGCATATTTGACTCGCTTACGAGAAAATATTCGATAA
- a CDS encoding tRNA1(Val) (adenine(37)-N6)-methyltransferase, with amino-acid sequence MGTHYFQFKQFTIYHDRCAMKVGTDGVLLGAWCNIPKNGNILDIGTGTGIIALMAAQRSSFSQVSIDAIEIDRDAYLQAKENISSSPWSNKIQVINCSLQEYAEMSETLYDHIVSNPPYFDNTLPPKSLSRQMARHTASLTYEEFVSNAVKLLKPEGHISVIYPADQDRQLTGIAVSNKLWVSRKVWVKGRPNVSPKRVLVEWGKSPVSYIEEELVIETAPLTYTPEYIALTKDFYLKM; translated from the coding sequence ATGGGAACTCATTATTTTCAGTTTAAACAATTTACCATATATCATGACCGCTGTGCAATGAAGGTAGGTACAGATGGAGTGCTGCTTGGAGCTTGGTGTAATATCCCGAAAAATGGGAATATATTGGATATAGGAACCGGAACAGGAATAATCGCATTAATGGCGGCGCAAAGATCTTCGTTTTCTCAAGTATCTATCGATGCAATCGAGATCGATAGAGATGCGTACTTACAAGCTAAAGAAAATATATCATCTTCTCCATGGAGCAATAAAATACAAGTAATTAATTGTTCTTTACAAGAGTATGCGGAAATGTCAGAAACTCTCTATGATCATATTGTGTCTAATCCTCCTTATTTTGATAATACTCTGCCTCCCAAAAGTCTCTCTCGGCAAATGGCACGACATACAGCTTCACTAACTTATGAAGAATTTGTATCCAATGCAGTAAAGTTATTGAAGCCTGAAGGTCACATTTCCGTTATATACCCTGCAGACCAAGACAGACAGTTGACCGGTATAGCTGTCTCCAACAAATTGTGGGTGTCTCGAAAAGTTTGGGTAAAAGGACGTCCGAATGTCTCCCCTAAAAGAGTTTTAGTAGAGTGGGGGAAGTCCCCCGTAAGCTATATAGAAGAAGAGCTTGTTATAGAGACAGCACCTTTGACATATACACCGGAATATATAGCTTTAACTAAAGACTTTTATTTAAAAATGTAA
- the lon gene encoding endopeptidase La, with protein MKKIFSDNNLLDDANDNATTIMPIFAEVEGNPDIECPGVAEVDLPILPLRNMVMYPGVALPVSVGRAKSLQLIKEAYAQKQYIGVTCQKDMYVDEPEYKDLYEIGTIAEIVKILEMPDGSTTVILQGKRRFHLDNLTTFTPYLRGNISLLEEKMPKSNDKEFEALISAIKDMTFNILKTLGEPSRELMFALRNIENSHYLINFLCSNIPLNTQQKQDLLNIDSVKQRAFSLYTALSKEAQLIEIKASIQSRTREDLNQQQREHFLQQQIKTIQDELGGSVQEQDIQELKEKASKKKWDASVAAIFEKELRKLERLYPQSPDFSVQYNYLETLTDLPWNEFTKDNFNLKHAQKQLDKDHYGLEKVKDRILEHLAVLKLRGDLKSPIICLYGPPGVGKTSLGKSIAEALKRKYVRISLGGLHDEAEIRGHRRTYIGAMPGRIIQGLLKAGSSNPVFVLDEIDKIGNDFKGDPASALLEVLDPEQNNAFHDNYLDIDYDLSNILFIATANNLNTISQPLLDRMELIDITGYILEEKVEIGRRHLVPKQLENHGLVKGDVDIPKKTMEVIVDSYTRESGVRELDKKIAKIMRKIARKKALEEEYPHTITVNDLHEYLGIKEYSRDKYEGNEYAGVVTGLAWTAVGGEILFVESSLSKSKGEKLTLTGNLGDVMKESAIIAMQYIKAHAEMLNISDDVFDKWNVHIHVPEGAIPKDGPSAGITMVTSIASSFTQRKVRPNLAMTGEITLRGRVLPVGGIKEKILAAKRANIKDIILSEENKKDIDEIKENYIKGLTFHYVRNIKEVLDFALLNEKVEHPIQL; from the coding sequence ATGAAAAAAATTTTTTCTGATAATAATCTGCTTGATGATGCTAATGACAATGCCACTACAATTATGCCGATTTTCGCTGAAGTAGAGGGTAATCCGGATATAGAATGTCCGGGGGTGGCAGAAGTCGATCTGCCCATACTGCCATTGCGCAATATGGTGATGTATCCGGGAGTAGCTCTCCCTGTATCAGTTGGAAGGGCCAAATCTCTTCAACTTATTAAAGAAGCATACGCTCAAAAACAATATATCGGTGTAACATGTCAAAAAGATATGTACGTAGATGAACCTGAATACAAAGATTTGTATGAAATAGGTACTATTGCGGAAATCGTAAAAATACTGGAAATGCCAGACGGAAGCACTACTGTTATTTTACAAGGCAAACGACGTTTTCATTTAGATAATCTGACAACATTCACTCCTTATTTAAGAGGCAATATCTCTCTATTGGAAGAAAAAATGCCCAAATCGAATGACAAAGAATTCGAAGCGCTCATATCTGCAATAAAGGACATGACATTCAATATTCTGAAAACTTTGGGTGAACCTTCACGAGAGCTAATGTTTGCATTAAGGAATATTGAAAATTCTCACTATCTGATTAATTTTTTATGTTCCAATATTCCTTTAAATACCCAACAGAAACAGGATCTGCTTAATATCGACTCGGTCAAGCAACGAGCATTCAGTTTATATACCGCACTGAGTAAGGAAGCCCAACTTATTGAAATAAAAGCAAGTATTCAATCTCGTACGAGAGAAGACTTGAACCAACAACAAAGAGAGCACTTTTTACAACAACAGATAAAAACTATACAAGATGAATTGGGTGGAAGCGTTCAGGAACAAGATATACAGGAACTGAAGGAAAAAGCTTCTAAAAAGAAATGGGATGCTTCAGTAGCTGCCATATTTGAAAAAGAACTACGTAAATTAGAACGTCTTTATCCTCAATCTCCAGACTTTTCGGTGCAATATAATTACTTGGAAACATTGACCGATTTACCTTGGAATGAATTTACAAAGGATAATTTTAATCTGAAACATGCACAGAAGCAATTAGATAAAGACCATTACGGGCTTGAAAAAGTGAAAGACCGTATTTTAGAACATCTGGCGGTATTAAAACTGCGAGGGGATTTAAAATCTCCGATTATATGCCTTTACGGACCTCCGGGTGTCGGAAAAACATCTTTGGGAAAGTCAATAGCGGAAGCTCTGAAAAGAAAATATGTGCGTATTTCTTTAGGGGGATTGCACGATGAAGCGGAAATCAGAGGTCACCGACGCACCTACATCGGAGCTATGCCTGGTCGTATTATACAGGGTTTATTGAAAGCCGGTTCGTCTAATCCTGTGTTCGTTTTAGATGAAATAGATAAAATCGGAAATGATTTTAAAGGAGATCCGGCATCAGCTTTGTTAGAGGTTCTCGATCCGGAACAGAACAACGCTTTTCATGATAATTATTTGGATATCGACTATGATCTGTCAAATATTTTATTTATAGCGACTGCCAATAATTTGAATACGATCTCCCAACCTTTATTAGATCGAATGGAGCTTATCGATATAACCGGATATATTTTGGAAGAAAAAGTAGAGATCGGTCGAAGACACCTTGTCCCGAAACAGCTCGAGAATCATGGGCTCGTAAAAGGTGATGTAGACATTCCTAAAAAGACGATGGAGGTCATAGTAGACTCTTATACTCGGGAATCGGGTGTTCGGGAATTGGATAAGAAAATTGCCAAAATTATGCGGAAAATTGCCCGAAAAAAAGCATTGGAAGAAGAATACCCACATACGATTACAGTAAATGACTTACATGAATATTTAGGAATAAAAGAGTATTCACGAGATAAATACGAAGGAAATGAATATGCCGGTGTCGTTACAGGTTTGGCATGGACTGCCGTAGGTGGAGAAATATTATTCGTAGAATCAAGCCTGAGTAAAAGCAAAGGCGAAAAACTGACATTAACAGGAAATTTAGGTGATGTCATGAAAGAGTCGGCAATAATAGCCATGCAATACATAAAAGCCCATGCCGAAATGTTAAATATCAGTGATGACGTGTTCGATAAATGGAACGTACATATTCATGTGCCAGAAGGCGCTATTCCTAAAGATGGTCCTTCTGCAGGTATCACGATGGTAACTTCTATTGCATCCTCATTTACCCAACGCAAAGTACGTCCGAACCTGGCCATGACCGGAGAAATTACATTAAGAGGACGTGTACTTCCCGTCGGAGGCATAAAAGAAAAAATATTGGCTGCAAAACGCGCTAATATAAAAGATATTATCTTATCGGAAGAAAATAAAAAAGACATAGATGAGATCAAAGAAAATTATATTAAGGGGCTTACATTCCACTACGTACGGAACATTAAAGAAGTTCTCGATTTTGCATTATTGAATGAAAAGGTAGAACACCCCATACAATTATAG
- the prfA gene encoding peptide chain release factor 1 yields the protein MSENTLLDKLEGLSIRFEEVGTLITDPAVISDMKRFVKLTKEYSDLEKIVKAKNQYEKLLNNISEARSILESENDLEIREMAKEELDESQEKLPVLEEEIKLLLVPTDPQDSKNAIVEIRGGTGGDEAAIFAGDLFRMYSKYCETKGWQLSISSYSEGSSGGYKEIIFTVSGENVYGTLKYESGVHRVQRVPATETQGRVHTSAASVAVLPEAEEFDVEINEGEIKWDTFRSGGAGGQNVNKVESGVRLRYVWKNPNTGVSEEILIECTETRDQPKNKERALTRLRSFIYDKEHQKYLDDIAAKRKTMVSTGDRSAKIRTYNYPQGRITDHRINYTIYNLSAFMDGDIQDCIDHLIIAENAERMKESEL from the coding sequence ATGAGTGAAAATACTTTATTGGATAAATTAGAAGGCCTTTCAATCCGTTTCGAAGAGGTCGGGACTCTTATTACCGATCCGGCTGTTATATCTGATATGAAGCGTTTTGTTAAACTTACCAAGGAATATAGTGATCTCGAGAAAATTGTTAAAGCTAAAAATCAATATGAGAAATTACTAAACAATATCTCTGAAGCAAGATCAATATTAGAATCGGAAAACGACCTGGAAATAAGGGAAATGGCAAAAGAAGAATTGGATGAGTCTCAAGAAAAACTTCCGGTATTGGAAGAAGAGATAAAACTACTACTCGTTCCCACCGATCCCCAAGATAGTAAAAATGCCATAGTAGAAATTCGAGGAGGCACAGGGGGTGATGAAGCCGCTATTTTTGCAGGGGATCTGTTTCGTATGTATTCTAAATATTGTGAGACCAAAGGGTGGCAATTAAGTATATCCAGTTATAGTGAAGGCTCTTCGGGTGGATATAAAGAAATTATTTTTACAGTAAGCGGAGAAAATGTTTATGGCACATTAAAATACGAATCCGGTGTACATCGGGTGCAGCGTGTCCCAGCAACTGAGACACAAGGCAGAGTACATACTTCGGCCGCATCTGTGGCAGTTCTTCCGGAGGCAGAAGAATTTGATGTTGAGATTAATGAAGGTGAAATCAAATGGGATACTTTCCGCTCCGGTGGTGCTGGAGGACAAAACGTTAATAAAGTGGAATCTGGTGTCCGTCTCAGGTACGTATGGAAAAATCCCAATACAGGAGTTTCAGAAGAGATTCTTATCGAATGTACTGAAACCCGTGATCAACCCAAAAATAAAGAACGTGCACTTACCCGTTTACGTTCTTTTATTTATGATAAAGAGCATCAAAAATACCTTGACGATATTGCAGCCAAAAGAAAGACAATGGTCTCTACAGGAGATCGTTCCGCTAAGATACGTACATACAATTATCCTCAAGGGCGCATTACCGACCATAGAATCAACTATACTATATATAATCTTTCAGCATTCATGGATGGCGATATACAAGACTGCATAGATCACCTAATTATTGCCGAAAATGCCGAAAGAATGAAAGAAAGCGAATTATAG
- the pyrF gene encoding orotidine-5'-phosphate decarboxylase: MNKQQLFENIKRKKSFLCVGLDIDIKKIPTHLLNEEDPIFAFNKIIVDSTADLCVAYKPNLAFYESLGIQGWSAFEKTVRYIKENYPDQFIIADAKRGDIGNTSEMYARSFFEHLDIDSVTVAPYMGEDSVKPFLVYPGKWVIVLGLTSNKGSQDFQFTADASGERLFEKVMRISQTWATDDQMMFVVGATQGKLFTDVRKIAPDHFLLVPGVGAQGGSLQDVAKYGMNKQCGLLVNSSRGIIYADKSENFGIAARAESKKIQEQMEALLQERSLI, from the coding sequence ATGAACAAACAACAACTCTTTGAGAACATAAAACGTAAAAAATCATTTCTTTGCGTAGGTTTAGATATCGATATTAAAAAAATTCCGACACATTTGCTTAATGAAGAAGATCCTATTTTTGCATTTAATAAAATTATTGTCGATTCGACAGCAGATCTTTGTGTCGCTTATAAGCCCAATCTCGCTTTTTATGAGAGTTTGGGCATTCAAGGTTGGAGTGCCTTTGAAAAAACAGTACGATATATAAAAGAAAATTATCCGGATCAATTTATTATTGCCGATGCAAAACGCGGAGATATAGGGAATACTTCAGAAATGTACGCTCGCAGTTTTTTTGAACATCTCGATATCGACTCGGTAACAGTTGCTCCTTATATGGGAGAAGATAGCGTAAAACCTTTTCTCGTATATCCAGGTAAATGGGTCATTGTTTTGGGATTAACGTCTAATAAAGGATCTCAAGATTTTCAATTTACGGCAGATGCTTCAGGAGAACGACTTTTTGAAAAAGTAATGCGTATTTCCCAAACTTGGGCAACCGATGATCAAATGATGTTTGTTGTAGGGGCAACCCAAGGGAAATTATTTACGGACGTACGCAAAATAGCACCAGATCACTTTTTATTAGTTCCGGGAGTAGGCGCTCAAGGCGGAAGTTTGCAAGATGTTGCTAAATATGGAATGAATAAGCAATGCGGTCTTTTGGTAAATTCCTCACGAGGAATTATATATGCCGATAAGAGTGAGAATTTTGGAATTGCAGCACGTGCTGAATCGAAGAAAATTCAAGAACAAATGGAAGCCCTTTTGCAAGAAAGATCTCTAATTTGA